The following is a genomic window from Deinococcus yavapaiensis KR-236.
TGACCGCGCTTGACTCCATAGGAATACAAGCCTCACCTTCTCACTTTTTCTAGAACGACCTGACGGGAGATTTAGAAACGGCGTGTCGAAAGAGAGGCTGAAGGTCGGCGGCCGTTAACCGCGATTTAACAGCACGCCTCTAACCTGCGTACGACGAAGGGATCGGTCCCGGCGTCTTCCCCGCTTCTCACGACTTCTCATGCTCGCGGAGGTTCGCATGAAGGCTCGACGCTCTTCGAAACTGCTCGTACTGTCCTCGCTCGCCGCGCTCGGCGTGGTCGCGGGCACCACCCTCGCTCAACGAACGCCTACTACTGCCTTCCACCTCGCGCCCGGCATCAGCCCCGCAGACGTACCCTCATCGCTGCAAACCGTGTATCAGCGCACGCGTACGGCCACCGTGCGCGTCACGAACGACGACGGGCTCGGCACGGGCTTTTTCATCTCCAAGGACGGCCTTGTCCTCACCGCCGCGCACGTCGCGCTTTCGGGCGGACCTTTGAAGGTCACGACGACGTCGGGTCAGCGCTTGAACGCGACGCTCGTCGGATTCGACGAGTACCGAGACCTCGCCGTTCTGAAGGTCAACACGACGCGTCAAGCGAACGGATTTCTCGCGCTCGCCGACGCCAGTCCCAACGTCGGGGCGGCCGTCCTGGCAGTCGGCAACTCGCGAGGCGACTTCAACGCGCCGCGCACCGGCGAAGTCACGAACACCTCGGCGACGCTCGGCGCGAGCTTCCCGAGCGCCTTGATCAAAACGACGATGCCGCTCGCCCCGGGTGACAGCGGCGGACCTGTCGTGAACGCGGCAGGGCAAGTCGTGGGCGTGTCCACCGCCGTGGGCGTGTCGCAAAACGGTTACGCCAGCTACATCTCGCCCGTCACGAAGAGCAGCAAGGTTTTGACCGAGATTCGAGCGGGTGTCAAGCGCGGCACTCCGATGCTGGGCGTGACGATCACGAATTTCGACGAGGAGACCGCCGCGAGCCTCGGTTTGGGCCGACCCGGCGGCGTGCTCGTCACGGGCGTTTCCGAAGGTTCGGGCGCCGCGAAGGCGGGCGTGCGAGCGCCGCGAACGACGCGTGAGCTCGACGAGCGCGGCTTCTCGCGTCAGCGCATTCTGAGCGCGGACGTCATCACCGCTGTCGACGGCCGACGTGTCGTCGACGGTGACGCCCTCGTCGGGTACTTGCGAACGAAGAAGATCGGCGACCGCGTCGTCCTGACGGTGCAGCGCGACGCGAAGAGCGTCAAGCTCACCGTGACGCTCGGCGCGAAGACGCAAGTTTGACTTCAGCGAGTCGGGCACGCACGCCGTCCGGACCGTTCACTACACTGACCAGCATGCGACTGCTTTTCGTCGAGGACGATCCCCGCATCGCGCAGCCAACCCTCGTGGCGCTGCGCGACGCGGGCTTCGAGGTGACGTGGCGAACATCGGGTCGTGACGGACTGGAGGAAGCGCTCGGCGGACGCTACCCGCTCGTGATCCTCGACGTGATGCTGCCCGATCTCGACGGCTTCGAGGTGGCGCGGCGCTTGAGAGAAGCGGGCGAACGCGGCGGCTTGTTGTTCTTGACGGCGCGGGACACGCTCGACGATCGCGTGCGCGGCCTCGACCTCGGCGGCGACGCGTACCTCACGAAGCCCTTCGCGGTGCCCGAACTGCTCGCGACGTTGCGGGCGCTCGCGCGAAGGGGCGCGGAAACGCGAAGCGTGCGCGTGGCCTTCGCGGGTGGACGCGGCGAGATCGACACGACGCGCCGAGACGTGATTTGGGACGGGCAGGACGTCACGCTCACGAACCGCGAGTACACGCTGCTGGAGACGCTGGCCCTCTCGGCGGGCCGCTGGTTTTCCCGCGAGGAACTTCTCGATCACGTGTGGGGCCCCGACTTCGACGGCGAAGCGCGCATCGTGGACGTGTACGTGCGCTACGTGCGCCGCAAACTCGCGCCCGAGGCGATCGACTCGGAGCGCGGGCGCGGCTACAAGCTCGGCGGATCGTGAAAGAGTAACGTGTGACGCTGCGCTTCCGCCTCGCCCTGACCGTGGCGCTCGCCGCGACGCTCGCCGTGGCCCTCGTCGCCGTCGTGCTGTTCGCGGCCTTGAACCGCTTCTTGTTCTACGCGCAAGCCGACCGCCTCGGGGCCGCCGCGCGCATCGTGCAGGCGCAGCAAGATTTCCGCAGCGGAGAGGTTCGCCTCACGCGGACGAGCGGCCTCACGGGGGACGTCGAGGCGCGGTTGGAAGTGCTCGGTGCGGAAGTCGCGCGTTCGAGCGCCTTTCCGAACGTCAAGGCGAACTTGCCGACCGGGCTCTACGACGTCGACGGTCGTCCCGTCCTCGTGCAGCACGTGGAAGTCCTCGGCAACGTCGGGACGCTGACGGTCACGACCAACACCCGCGTGTTGGAAGCACCGAGAAATGCCTTCGGGCGCGCCCTGATCGTCACGGCGCCCCTCGCGCTCCTCCTGGCGGGTTTGGCGGGCGGGTTCGTCTCGGGCCGCTTGCTTCGGCCCGTTCGCGTCCTCGAGCGCGCCGCGCGCCGCGTCGGAGAGAGCGGGGACTTGGAAGGGCCCATGCCCGGCGCGTCTCAGCACGACGAATTGGGACGGCTCGCCCTCGCCCTTCAAGAAGCCTTTCGGGCAGTTGCCGCCACGCGGAGACGCGAAACGGACTTCCTGCGGGCGGCGTCCCACGACTTGCGAGGCCCGCTCGCGGCGATGAGAAGCCGCATCGGCGCGACGCTCGCCCGTCCACGCGACGCCGCCTACCTGGAGCGCGAGCTTCGCGAAGTCGACGCCGACGTCGCCCGGCTCGGACGCCTCGCGAACCATTTGCTGCTGCTCGCCCGCGACCCCGGCAGTTTGCGCTTCGTGGACGTGGACGTCTCGGCGATCGCGGCGAACGCGGTGGACCGAGCGAGGGAGCGCGCGCCCGACACGGACGTGAACTTGGACGCGCCGAAGTCGGCGACGGTGCGCGGCGACGCCGTGCTGTTGGAGCAACTCGTGGAGAACCTCGTGTCGAACGCCTTGAAGCACGCTCTCGGCGCGAGCGTCGACGTCGTGGTGCGCGCCGAAGGCGACGCCGTCACGCTGTCGGTGCGCGACGACGGGCCAGGCGTCGAATCGGGAGTGCTCGCGCGGCTCGGGGAGGCCTTCTACCGCCCCGACGCCGCGAGAAGCGGCGAGGGCAGCGGACTCGGCCTCGCGCTCGCGCGCCGCGTGGCAGAACTTCACGGCGGCACCTTGGTCTTGCAAAGCGCGCACGGGGACGGCTTCACCGCGACCGCCACCGTGCGCCGCGAAAGCGTCAGTACCCGATGAGACCGAGGGCGAAGCTTTGGACGGCCCGCACGAGTTGACCGATCTGGTTGCTTCCGATGAACACGATCAACATGACGATTACGAAGGAGAAGGGCTGCGCTTCGAACTCGGCGAGGCTTCGCCCGAGGGTGCCCGGAAAGAGGGCGGCCAGAATGCGGCTTCCGTCGAACAGCGGAATCGGCAGCAAGTTGAAGACCGCGAGCAGGATGTTGATCGAAAGCACCGTCAGCACGGCCGTCGTCAGGACGGTCGAACTCAGAATGGCCGATCCGAACAACAGCAGCAGCAAGACGCATACGAGCGCCACGGCGATGTTCATCAGGGGGCCCGCGAGGGCGACGATCAGCATGCCCCAACGACCGACCCGCGCTCCGTTCACCGGGACAGGCTTCGCGAAGCCGAATCCGGCGAAGAGCAAGAGTAGGGTTCCGATCGGGTCGAGGTGAGCGGCGGGATTGAGCGAGACGCGCCCGAAGCGGCGCGGCGTGGAATCGCCGAGGCGGTCGGCGGCGTACGCGTGGCCCCACTCGTGCAACGTCAACGACAGCACGAGGCAGGCGGCGACGATGAAGAACGCCAAGGGGTCGGAGAGAAGCAAGCTGATGAGCACGCGGTCATGATACTCAGCGCGGCGGGCTTCGCAAGGTAATCGATAAGCCCGTGCCCGTCAGAAGGGCAGCCAGCTCAAGACGATTTGCAGCGCGTTCCAGATCGGCGACAAGACGAAGGCGAGCACGCCGAAGTACCACGAGGCGAGCCACAGCAGGTACGGCAGGGCGCCTTCGACGGGTCGCAAGCGGGCGCGCACACGCTCTTCCCACGGCCACGCGAAGGCGCGCAGAACGCGCGCTCCGTCGAGGTCGCCGAGGGGCACGAGGAAGTACACGGCGTGCAGCACGGTCGTCACGGCGGCGAGCCGCATGCCTTGCGATACGACGTCGTACGCGGGCGCGATTGCCGCGAGCAGCTGCCGCGCGAGGAGCAGCACGAGCGCGTACGCGAGCAACGCGAGCGGCCCGAGCAGCAACGCTCGCGCGGCGCGCGGCGCCGTGCTCGTCAGGGGCACGGGACGCGGCACGGCGAGCCCCAGCACGAGAAACCACAGCATCCCCGGCACGGTGAGGTGCCGCGCGTTGAAGGCGCCGTACCCTTCTCGAAGCGCGGTGGCGTCGCCGAAACGGGCGAGCGCGTACGTCTGCGTCATCCCGTGCAAGACGAGGCCGACGACGAAGAAGGTCGTGAGGACGAGGGCGATGAGCGGGTCCTGCGCGATGAGGGTGAGCGGCCCGAGCACGGGTCAAGTATGCCGCAGCAAGAAGGCGTTGGCCGCTCGTAGCTCGTCGTCTCGAGATGCCACGAGACCCGCGGTCCGCAGCTGCGCTACGTGCGCGAGAACCGCCCCGACGAGCGGACCGGGCGGCACGCCGAGCGCCAGCACGTCCGCGCCCGTGAGTCCGCCGCGCGGAATCGGGAGGTGCAGCGCGCGGCGCAGCCGCGTCTCGGGAGCGTCGTCCGGGTACGGACGGTCGCTTCGGGCGCGCTGCAAGAGCTTCGAGGCCCGCTCGCCCACGCCCCAAGCAGAGGCCGCGCCGATCGGCTGATGAGCGAGCCACGCGGCGGCGTATTCGATCGGCGTGGCGACGGACGAGGCGTCGAGTTCCAAGAAGGCGTCGGTCGCGTCCTGTCCGAGGAGGGAGGTCGCTTCCCAGCGCCGCAGCGCGCTCAGCACGAGGCCCGGGCGATCCTCTTCGAACACGAGCGGCAGTTCGAGCTTCACGCGAGGCGTCTCGGAGGCGAAGCGGACGGCGTCGGGAACTTGCGCGTATCCCTCGGGCGCCAAGTCGAGGTTCAGGCGGGCGGCGAGGCGTGCGCCGCGCACGAGGCGCGAGGCGTCGTCTCGGAAAGAGGCGTCGTGCAACGGACGAAGGAGCTTGCGGTGAAGGTCGTCGGCGCCTCCGAAGGGATCGAGGAGGCTGTCTCGCCCGAGCTCGAAGGCCATGGCGTTGATCGTGAAGTCGCGTCGAGCGAGGTCTTCGTGCAAGGTGCCGGGACTCGGGTCGGGCGCCGCGCCGGGGTGCTCGTACGCTTCTCGACGCGCGTGAATGAGATCGAGGTGTCGTCCGTCGGGCAAGGTGAGCGTCGCGTTGTCGTACCGCGGGTGGTACACGAATTTCAACGTCGTCGCCTCGGCGAGGCGCTCGACGTTCGCGCCTTGCACGACGACGTCGAAGTCGAGGGGTGTTCGTCCGAGCAGCGCGTCGCGCACGGCGCCGCCGACCAAGGCGACGCGAGCGGGACGCGCGAGGTCGGCAAGTTGTGCGAGAAAGGCTCGGTCGTCGGGCTGCAGGTGCGAGAGAACGGCGTCACGAGACGTCACTGGCGGCGTTGCGACTCCTGCGTGAGGGTCACGGTGATCGTTTGGTTCTGGCCGCCGCGTTTGATTTCGAGTCGCACCTTGTCACCAGGATTGCGCGCGATGAGAGCGGACTGCAAGTCTTCCTGCGCGTTGATGAGCGTGCCGTCGACGGACACGATGACGTCTCCGCCGAGGCGCATCTGCACGTTGCGCGCCGGATTCACGACGCGTGTCCCGCCGCGCAAGCCCGCTTTGGCGGCGGGCGAGCCGGGTGTGACCTGCCCGACGAGGAAGCCCGACGAGGGCAAGTTGTACTGGCGGCGCAGCGCCGAGCTGAGATCGGACAAGTTCGCTGCGTCGACTTCGCCCGTCTGCGGGTCTTGCACCACGATGGCGGCCTGCACCCCGATGAGAGGGCGGCGGATGGTCTCCCCCGCCTGCAGTCTCGGCAGCAGGCGCTTGGCGACGTTGATGGGAATCGCGAAGCCGATGCCCGCGAATTGCCCTTGACCGGTGACGGCGCCCGACGGCGAGATGATTTGCGAGTTGATTCCGATCACTCGACCCGACGAGTCGAGCAGCGGACCGCCCGAGTTGCCGGGATTGATCGCCGCGTCGGTTTGAATGACGCGTTGCGGCACGGCCGTCGGGTCCTCGCTCGTGGGCACGCCCACGGGAACGAGCCGATTGACGGCCGAGACGATGCCTTCGGTGACGGTGAAGTCGAAGTTGAAGGGCGCGCCCATCGCGATGGCCTTCTGGCCGACTTGCACTTGGCTGCTGTCACCGAGCGGAATCGGCTTGACGAGGTTGCTCGGGACGTTCTGCGGCCGAATGAGCGCGAGGTCGTAGGCGGCCGCCGTGCCGATCACGCGCGCCGGATACGTTCGCTGGCCGTTGAGCAGGCGAATCTCGATTTGGGAGGCCTCCCCGACGACGTGATAGTTCGTGAGGATGTCACCCTTGTCGTTGACGAAGAAGCCGGACCCCGCACCCTGCTGAACTTGCTGACGCGGCGCACCGCCGAAGTATTGAGACAAGGGATCTTGGGTGACGGCGACGGACGTGGTTCCGATGTACACGAGGCCCGGTTCGAAGCGCTTGACGATGTCGACGGTGTTGCGCTCGTTCTCCAAGCGGGCGCGGTCCTCGTTGATGGGCGCGGCGCGTTCCTGATTCTGGGTCGTCGAAGGAGACTGAGCGTTGCCGAGCGGAATGGAGTCGCGAAAGATCGTCGCGCCCAGTCCGAGAGCGACGAGGACGGCGAGAACGGTCAGGCCTGGCTTCATGGATTCATTGCACGCGAGCGACATGAAAGACGAAGGCGCGGCAGGATGAGAGTCGCTTCATACTTCTTACTACTTTTAAACTTGCCGTAGCCGAAGCGAAGAATGAGACAAGAAGACGGCATGCTAGGCTGCGGTCATGATCGCGTACGTGATCAATCCAGGCTCCACGAGCACCAAACTCGCCCTCGCACGCATTCAGGGCAGCGAAACCCCCGACTTGCCGGGCAAGTTGCGTGTCACCCTCGAAAAACACGAGGTGAGCCACCCCGACCTCGGTGGCAGCCTCGAGGAACGGCTGCCTCGTGTCCGCGAGCTCGTCGCTCGCGCGACGCGCGATTGGCCCGCGCCGAGCGCGATCGTGGGACGCGGCGGACTTGTCGGTCCCGTCGCCGCCGGAACGTACCGCGTCACGTCGGAACTCGTCGCCTTTTCGCTCGCCTCGCCGTTCGGCGAGCACGCCAGCAATCTCGGCGCGGCCCTCGCCTTCGAGCTCGCGTCCCACCACGGTGTGCCCGCCTTCATCGTCGACCCTCCCACCGTCGACGAGTTGCTGCCCGAGGCGCGCGTGAGCGGCGTGGCGGGAATCGAACGGCAAAGTCGCTTCCACGCCCTCAACGCCCGCGCGGTCGCGCGGCGCGCGGCGCACGAAGTCGGCAAGCGCTTCCAAGACGCGCGCATCGTCGTCGCGCATCTCGGAGGCGGCGTGAGCGTCACGGCCTTCAAAGGCGGGCGGGCCATCGACACGACGGGCGCCTTGCTCGACGAGGGACCGTTTTCACCTCAGCGCGCCGGGACCATTCCCGTGCGTGGCTTGCTCGACCTCGTGTACTCCACGCCCCGTGAAGATTTGGAACGGCGCCTCACGCAGGACAGCGGCCTGAAGGGCCTCACGGGAACGGCCGATTTGCGCGAGTTGGAGCGGCGCGAGCGCACCGATGCCGACGTTCGCCTCGCGATCGAAGCGTTCGTGCACGCGGTCAGCAAGTCGATCGGCGCGTACAGCGCGATTCAAGGCCGACCGGACGCCATCGTCATGACGGGCGGCGTGGCCCGCTGGGAAGCGCTCGTGGACCGCGTCGAAGCGAACGTCGGCTGGATCGCGCCCGTCATGGTCTTCGCGGGTGAGCTCGAACTCGAAGCGCTCGCCGAAGGTGCGGGACGCGTGCTGCTCGGCGTCGAAAGCGCGCACGAGTGGAAGCCCCGCGAGCGCGTCTGAAAGAACGCTTTGCTCGGTTCTCCGCGACGAACTACCCACGGCGCCTCACACCCTTGATACAGTGCCCTCGATGACGAGCATCGACTTTCGCACCATCGAGCCGCTGAAATCCATCAGCGGTGTCGTGG
Proteins encoded in this region:
- a CDS encoding site-2 protease family protein; this translates as MLISLLLSDPLAFFIVAACLVLSLTLHEWGHAYAADRLGDSTPRRFGRVSLNPAAHLDPIGTLLLLFAGFGFAKPVPVNGARVGRWGMLIVALAGPLMNIAVALVCVLLLLLFGSAILSSTVLTTAVLTVLSINILLAVFNLLPIPLFDGSRILAALFPGTLGRSLAEFEAQPFSFVIVMLIVFIGSNQIGQLVRAVQSFALGLIGY
- a CDS encoding HAMP domain-containing sensor histidine kinase, giving the protein MTLRFRLALTVALAATLAVALVAVVLFAALNRFLFYAQADRLGAAARIVQAQQDFRSGEVRLTRTSGLTGDVEARLEVLGAEVARSSAFPNVKANLPTGLYDVDGRPVLVQHVEVLGNVGTLTVTTNTRVLEAPRNAFGRALIVTAPLALLLAGLAGGFVSGRLLRPVRVLERAARRVGESGDLEGPMPGASQHDELGRLALALQEAFRAVAATRRRETDFLRAASHDLRGPLAAMRSRIGATLARPRDAAYLERELREVDADVARLGRLANHLLLLARDPGSLRFVDVDVSAIAANAVDRARERAPDTDVNLDAPKSATVRGDAVLLEQLVENLVSNALKHALGASVDVVVRAEGDAVTLSVRDDGPGVESGVLARLGEAFYRPDAARSGEGSGLGLALARRVAELHGGTLVLQSAHGDGFTATATVRRESVSTR
- a CDS encoding response regulator transcription factor, whose product is MRLLFVEDDPRIAQPTLVALRDAGFEVTWRTSGRDGLEEALGGRYPLVILDVMLPDLDGFEVARRLREAGERGGLLFLTARDTLDDRVRGLDLGGDAYLTKPFAVPELLATLRALARRGAETRSVRVAFAGGRGEIDTTRRDVIWDGQDVTLTNREYTLLETLALSAGRWFSREELLDHVWGPDFDGEARIVDVYVRYVRRKLAPEAIDSERGRGYKLGGS
- the buk gene encoding butyrate kinase, translating into MIAYVINPGSTSTKLALARIQGSETPDLPGKLRVTLEKHEVSHPDLGGSLEERLPRVRELVARATRDWPAPSAIVGRGGLVGPVAAGTYRVTSELVAFSLASPFGEHASNLGAALAFELASHHGVPAFIVDPPTVDELLPEARVSGVAGIERQSRFHALNARAVARRAAHEVGKRFQDARIVVAHLGGGVSVTAFKGGRAIDTTGALLDEGPFSPQRAGTIPVRGLLDLVYSTPREDLERRLTQDSGLKGLTGTADLRELERRERTDADVRLAIEAFVHAVSKSIGAYSAIQGRPDAIVMTGGVARWEALVDRVEANVGWIAPVMVFAGELELEALAEGAGRVLLGVESAHEWKPRERV
- a CDS encoding CCA tRNA nucleotidyltransferase, producing the protein MTSRDAVLSHLQPDDRAFLAQLADLARPARVALVGGAVRDALLGRTPLDFDVVVQGANVERLAEATTLKFVYHPRYDNATLTLPDGRHLDLIHARREAYEHPGAAPDPSPGTLHEDLARRDFTINAMAFELGRDSLLDPFGGADDLHRKLLRPLHDASFRDDASRLVRGARLAARLNLDLAPEGYAQVPDAVRFASETPRVKLELPLVFEEDRPGLVLSALRRWEATSLLGQDATDAFLELDASSVATPIEYAAAWLAHQPIGAASAWGVGERASKLLQRARSDRPYPDDAPETRLRRALHLPIPRGGLTGADVLALGVPPGPLVGAVLAHVAQLRTAGLVASRDDELRAANAFLLRHT
- a CDS encoding S1C family serine protease, with protein sequence MKPGLTVLAVLVALGLGATIFRDSIPLGNAQSPSTTQNQERAAPINEDRARLENERNTVDIVKRFEPGLVYIGTTSVAVTQDPLSQYFGGAPRQQVQQGAGSGFFVNDKGDILTNYHVVGEASQIEIRLLNGQRTYPARVIGTAAAYDLALIRPQNVPSNLVKPIPLGDSSQVQVGQKAIAMGAPFNFDFTVTEGIVSAVNRLVPVGVPTSEDPTAVPQRVIQTDAAINPGNSGGPLLDSSGRVIGINSQIISPSGAVTGQGQFAGIGFAIPINVAKRLLPRLQAGETIRRPLIGVQAAIVVQDPQTGEVDAANLSDLSSALRRQYNLPSSGFLVGQVTPGSPAAKAGLRGGTRVVNPARNVQMRLGGDVIVSVDGTLINAQEDLQSALIARNPGDKVRLEIKRGGQNQTITVTLTQESQRRQ
- a CDS encoding S1C family serine protease, whose amino-acid sequence is MKARRSSKLLVLSSLAALGVVAGTTLAQRTPTTAFHLAPGISPADVPSSLQTVYQRTRTATVRVTNDDGLGTGFFISKDGLVLTAAHVALSGGPLKVTTTSGQRLNATLVGFDEYRDLAVLKVNTTRQANGFLALADASPNVGAAVLAVGNSRGDFNAPRTGEVTNTSATLGASFPSALIKTTMPLAPGDSGGPVVNAAGQVVGVSTAVGVSQNGYASYISPVTKSSKVLTEIRAGVKRGTPMLGVTITNFDEETAASLGLGRPGGVLVTGVSEGSGAAKAGVRAPRTTRELDERGFSRQRILSADVITAVDGRRVVDGDALVGYLRTKKIGDRVVLTVQRDAKSVKLTVTLGAKTQV